TTTTTCTTGTTCTTATCTTCATCTGCTAAGCCTTTTGTTGCGTTTTTAAATTCACGTAATGTATTCCCAGCAGCTTTTCCTAACTCTGGTAACTTCTTTGGACCAAAAATTAGTAACGCAACGATTGCGATTAATGCAATGCTGCCTGCTCCTAATCCAC
This genomic window from Desertibacillus haloalkaliphilus contains:
- a CDS encoding twin-arginine translocase TatA/TatE family subunit, whose amino-acid sequence is MGGLGAGSIALIAIVALLIFGPKKLPELGKAAGNTLREFKNATKGLADEDKNKK